One genomic window of Clostridia bacterium includes the following:
- a CDS encoding response regulator transcription factor: MEKTKIMIADDEAKLRTLIKDWLTDAGYEVVEAEDGKVALEKFEQQPDIKLIILDVMMPYIDGWKVCKEIRKKSTVPIIMLTARSEEMDELESFEKGANDYIPKPFSLAVLLARIKARLEMDYNNSNVIEHGDLKIDIDTHKVILAGKEIDLTPIEYELLLHLARNYGKLFTREKLLTQVWGYDYYGGDRTVDTHVGRLRIKLGEYGDKYIKTVRGYGYKFEI, from the coding sequence ATGGAAAAAACTAAGATCATGATTGCAGATGACGAGGCCAAGCTTCGTACCTTGATTAAAGATTGGCTTACAGACGCCGGATATGAAGTAGTAGAAGCAGAAGACGGAAAAGTTGCGCTTGAAAAGTTTGAACAGCAGCCTGATATAAAACTTATAATTTTGGATGTAATGATGCCTTATATAGACGGTTGGAAGGTGTGCAAAGAAATCAGAAAAAAATCTACTGTGCCTATAATTATGCTTACTGCCAGAAGTGAAGAAATGGATGAGCTTGAAAGTTTTGAAAAGGGTGCCAATGACTATATTCCCAAGCCTTTTTCTTTGGCTGTTCTCTTAGCAAGAATAAAAGCCCGTTTGGAAATGGACTACAATAACAGCAATGTAATAGAACATGGCGATTTAAAAATTGATATAGATACGCACAAAGTTATTCTAGCCGGTAAAGAGATCGACCTTACACCTATCGAGTATGAATTATTATTGCATCTAGCTAGAAATTACGGCAAGCTGTTTACCCGCGAAAAGCTGTTAACTCAAGTATGGGGCTATGATTATTATGGCGGCGACCGTACTGTTGACACGCATGTGGGCAGACTTAGAATAAAGCTAGGCGAATACGGCGACAAGTACATAAAGACTGTACGCGGATACGGCTATAAA